The Aquipuribacter hungaricus DNA window CCTTCATGCGCGGGCTCCAGGACGAGGACGCCCGCACGATCGTGGAGTCCACGCTGCAGATGGCCCACGCCCTCCGCCTCGAGCTGGTCACCGAGGGCGTCGAGGACGCGGCGACCGCCGCCACGCTGGTGGCGATGGGCGTCGACGTGCTGCAGGGCTACCACTTCGCCCGCCCCATGCCCCCGCACGAGCTCGACGCGTGGGTGCAGGGGTGGGAGGCGTCGCTGAGCACCACCGTCGGCGGGTGGACCGGCCCGGGCTGACCCTCGGGCAGCCCCGGTGGCGGCGCGTCGTCAGCCGGCGAGGAGCCGGGCGGGAGCCGGGCGGAGGTCGAGCACCTGCTCTTGGAGCAGGAACGCCTCCGCGCCGGGCAGCTCGACGCCGTGCAGGCCGGAGCCGAGGGTGACCAGCCGGTACGACTCGGGCTGGGTGAGCCGCTGGTGGCGCCGCATGGCGTCGAGGTCGGTCCAGACCGGCGTGCTCGACGGGGACCCGCAGTACGGGCGGGGACCGCACCCCGGGAACGTCTGGAACGTGACGCCGGCACGGGCGAGCAGGGCCCGTGCCACGTCGTCGAGCACGGCGACGACCGCGGTCGCGCGGTTGACCCGCGTGAGCTCGAGCAGCCCGTGCAGGAGCGCGGCGGTCCAGACCTGACCGACACCCTCGGCGCGGCGTCGCACGCTGATGGTCGCCACCTCCCAGGTGGTCGACGGGTCGAGACCCACCGCCGACGCGGCGGCGGCGGGGTCCACCTGCCAGTCGTCGACGAGGCTCTCGTCGAGCTTGAGGCCGGAGGGTCCGGGGAGGATGCACCGGGCTGCCGCGACGGCGCGGCCGGAGGCGTCCAGCAGGCAGACGAACACCGAACGGTCCTCGTGGCTGGCGAACCAGTCGTCCAGCACGGCGCGGCCGTCGTCGAACCGCTCGTCGAAGACGTCGGCCTCGCACGCCCGGGCGGCCTCGAGCTCGTCGCCCCGGGGGTCGACGACGAGCCGTACGTGCATGTCGGTCCGGTCCTGCAGCGCGGGGATGCTCACACGGGGACGGTACGGGCGAGGTGACCGGGTGTGCCTACCGCGAGACCCACGGTTACGCCGACAGGGTGGGCCTGTCGGGTGCATCCCGACGGACGGTCACCCGGAGCGACGGGGGAGCGGCGCTCCCGGTCGGCCACCAGCGCCTGTCCCGACGCGTCAGGTCAGGCGGGCCAGGTCCCGTCGGACGTAGCGCAGGTGCGCCCACTCCTCCTCGAGGACGACGCGGACGCAGTCACCGACGCTGGGGCTCCAGCCACCGCCGCCCCAGGGGTCCTCGCGCTCCTCCGCGAGCAGGTCCGCCGTGGCCGTGGCGAGGAAGTCGGACACCAGCCGCTGACGCTCGGCCCGCACGGCGAGGACCTCGTCGAAGGCCGGCGGGTCGACCCGGAAGACCGACATGTCGACCCCCGCCTCGCGGGCACCGGTGAACAGCAGGCCGATCTCGTGGAACGGCTGCTGCACCCGCAGGACCCCGCCGCGGAGCCAGGCGTCCGTCGCCAGCACGAGGTGCCGCAGGGTCTCGGCCAGGGACCACTCGTCCTCGACGTGGGCGTCGACCAGGTCCGGTGGCGTGCTGGCCACGGTCTCCTGCCACGCCGACTGCACCGCGACCCAGCCCTCCCGCAGGCCTTCGGGCGTCTGCGCCTTCTGGAGCTCGCGGCCCGGGAACTGCCGGTTGAGCTCGGCGTCCACCAGCGGCACCACGTCGACGCCGTTGACGACGAGGCTGCCGAAGAACAGGTCGTGGCTGTCGATGTCAAGGCCGTCCACGTCCGTGCCGCGCATCGTCACGCCGCTGACGTCGGAGAAGCGCAGCGTCGCGCCCTTGAAGCTCGCCCTGACGAAGGCGGCGCCCTCGAACTCCGTGGTGCTCGACCAGGTCCTCACCGCCCCATCGTCACCCATGCGCGAGCGTCTGCCCAGAGGTGTCGCGCTAGCCGCGCTGCTCGAAGGCGCGCAGGTGGGTGCGCACGGCCGCCATCAGCACCGTCGTGTCGTCGCAGTGGAACCGCACCGCCCGCGCGGCCACCGCGCCCTTCGGCAGGGCGAGGGTGAGCGGCCGGTCGAGGAGGACCTCGGCCGCCGTCGTGCCCTGCACCGGGAACGACACCACCGCGCCGTCCTCCGTCCCGTCGTCGACCTGCACGGACGCGCCGCTGTCGAAAGCGTGCCGCCGGACGACGACCCGGTCGACGGCGCCCCACGGGACCACCACCTCCACGAGCGGGCCGGAGCGGACCCGGACGCCGTCGGGACCGACGACGTGCGGGTGGACGACCAGGCCCGCCGTGACGCCGAGCATGAAGAGCAGCCCCCACACCCCGAGGACGAGGACGGGGAAGCGGACCGTGGGCCACGGCTGCAGGACGAGGTCCAGCACGACGATCTCGACCGCGGAGAGCCCGACGAGGACGACCAGGACCGTGCGCAGCCCGCCGACGTAGGGGACGGCCGTCCCCCCGGGCCCCAGCTTCGGCCGCCGCGCGACGACCCGTGCCGCGCTGGCCCACCCGGCCGCCTCCCAGCGCAGCGCCGTGACGGCGAGCCTCCCCAGGCGCCGGGCCCAGCGCGCGGTCACGGCGGTCACGGCTGGTCCTGCAGCAGGGAGTGCAGGCGTGCCAGGACGTGGTCGAGGCCGGTGGCGAGCCCGTCGCGACGCCGGGGGGACAGGTCACCGACGAGCTGGGTGGCGAGGTCGGCGTGCATGGCGACGAGCCGCTCCGCGAAGGCCTCGCCGGCGCTGGTGAGGGTCACGACGCTGGCGCGCCGGTCGGTCGGGTGCGCCGCCCGGACGACGTGCCCGCTGGCCTCGAGGGCGTCGACGAGCCCCGTCACCGTGCGGGGTGTCACGCCCAGCGCCGTGGCGAGCGGGCGCTGCGCCACGGGACCGGAGCGGTGGAGCTCCCAGAGGAGGTGGACGCGGGCCTCGGTCATCCCTTCTGACAGGGCGAAGCGCGCCGTGTCGAGGGTGAGGAGGGAGGCGACCGCGAGGAGCCGGTCAAGGATGTCCCGCTCGTGTGCCATATGCTGAGGTTACCCCATCATGTGGGGACCTCTCTATAGCGCCGGCCTCGTGGTCGTCCTGGGTCGTCAGGGGACGAGCAGCCGCACCGCGAGCGAGCTCCCGGCGGTGGACAGCGACCAGGTGCCGTCGTCGTCGGGGACGAGCGTCCACACGCTGCACGCCCCGGGCGCGGTGCCGGGCCGGGCGACCCGGAGCCGTGCCCGGGCGTTCCCGGGCTGGCAGGACGTCTCGGTCAGGACCGATCCGGTGACGGCGTCCGTGACCGTGTAGCCGGCCCCGCCTGCGGAGGTCAGCCGCCAGGTCTGGCAGGAGCCGGCGACCCGGGTCTCCATCCGGACCTGGGTGCCCCTGCCCTTGGTCGGCCCGCAGCCGACCACGCCCAGGGTGCGGGTCTGGTCGGTCGGGCTGGCCAGCAGGACCTCGCCGACGGGCTCGAACCGGAACTGCTGGCTCGCCGCACCGGTGGGCGTCGCGACCCCGAGGTCGGCGCCCGCGGCCGTGCCCTCGGCGGTCCAGACGAGGCCGCGGCCCGCGATCGAGCTGATCGTGGTCCAGCCGTCGGGAGCCGGGGAGAAGAGCCAGCGCTGGCAGACGTTGTAGAAGAAGCTGCCCAGCCAGTCGAACTGGGCCACGTCGCCCCTGGTCTCGGCCTCTGCGCAGCCCGGGAGGTCGGCGGACATGTTGCTGTGGCGGTTCTGGAGGCGGGAGCCCGTCTCGCTGCCGTCGGTGACCTGACGGGCGTCCCGTGCGTCCACCTGCCACTGCTGGCAGGAGTCGGTCGGGGAGGGGGCCGCCATCGTCAGGTCCGCCGTCGCGTAGCCGCAGGTCGCGTTGGACACGGCGGTGCCGCCGTCGCGGACGACGACCCGCACGTAGGCGGAGCCGTGCCCCGCCGACCGGCTGGGGTTGACAGGGTCGCCCACCGTCGGCCAGCCGCCGTCCCAGGACAGGGTGCGGACGTTGAGGCGGGGGGTGCCGCCGGAGGTCGCGTCGTAGTAGTGGTTGACGAGGTAGTCGACGCCGCCGGAGGACCACACGTCGGGGTGGCCGGTGCCCTGGAACTCGTCATAGCCGCGGAGCACCTCGCTGCCGCCGCCCTCGAGCAGCGGGACGCCCTCCTTGTCGAGGTACGGACCGGTGACGGTCTCCGACCGGCCGACCACCACGCGGTAGTCGCTGTCGGTGCCGCGGCAGCAGTAGTCGAACGCCGCGAACAGGTAGTAGTACCCGCCGTGGCGGACGACCGACGGGCCCTCGACGGGGTTGAACTGGACCTGCCGGTCGACGAGCGGGAGCACCTCGGCGCCGGGGGCGACCTTGCCGGTCGTCCGGTCGAGGGCGACGATCTTCAGGCCTCCGAAGAAGGAGCCGAAGGTCAGCCAGGCACCACCGTCGGCGTCCTCGACGTAGTTGGCGTCGATCGCGTTGTAGTCGGTGCTGCCGGGCTCGCTCTCGAGCACCGTGCCCCGGTCCACCCAGCCGTAGGCAGGGCTGGCCGGGTCGAGCGACCCCGTGGTCGCCAGGGCGGTGACGGAGTTGGTCGTGCCGAACCGGGAGACCGAGTAGTACAGCCGCCACTCCGTGCCGCTCCAGCTGAGGTCCGGCGCCCAGGCGTCCCGCGGGGCGTCGGCTGCCGTGGCGCCGATGGCGGCCAGGACACCGGCGGGCAGGTCCGTGAAGACCGGCGGCAGCTCCTCCCAGGTGAGCAGGTCCCTCGAGCGCCTCATCGGGATGTAGTCGTCGCCCGTCGCGGCGTCCCCCGTGCTGGCGAGGTAGAACCAGCCGCCCTCCTCGACCAGCGTGGGGTCGTGCGAGACGGGGTCCTCGGGCCGGTCGGGGCCGGCGACCAGCGGGGGCGGCCCGGGAGGCGGCGCGGCCACCGCGGGGACGGCGGGTGCCACCGAGCCGACGAGCAGGGCGGCGGCGACCGCGGGCGCCCACGCGCGGCGACGGAGGGGACGGGCCATGGACGACCTCTTCTCGCTGGGGCGTCCGCTTCTTCGCGGGCGCCGAGGGGACGGGCGGTGGGGACGGCCCGGGCTCGTCGGGAGTCTGGCACCGTTCTACAACGATGTAAACGGGCGTCTCGACCGGCAGGCCGAGCCGGTCACCCCCGCACCAGGCCGCCGCGCACGGTCGTCACGGGGGGTGTGGGACCCCCGGCCGGGGGGCACACGGCACCGGGCCCGGGGTGGGCCGGGGTCACCACGCACCGGCAGGTGCGGCCGGCCCGTCCGCCCCGGGCCGCCGGGCACCGTGCCCGCAGCACGCCCCAGGAGAGGACACCCCGCCATGAGCGACCAGTACACGATGCAGGACCCGACGACCCAGTACCCGACGGCGGACGAGCAGTGGCAGCAGCAGCAGGCAGGACCCGGCCTCGAGAAGGAGATGGGGCCCAAGCCCGACGCGGGGGAGCAGAGCTACCGCGGGTCGGGGCGGCTGGCCGGGCGCAGGGCCGTCGTCACCGGCGCCGACAGCGGCATCGGCCGGGCGACCGCGATCGCCTTCGCCCGCGAGGGCGCCGACGTCGTCCTGTCCTACCTCCCGGAGGAGGAGGCCGACGCCCAGGAGGTCGTCGCCCTGGTCGAGGCGGCCGGACGCAGGGCGGTCACCGTGCCCGGTGACGTCACCGACGAGGCCTACTGCCGCCAGCTGGTGTCCGCCGCCGTGGGCGAGCTGGGCGGGCTGGACATCCTGGCGAACATCGCCGGGAAGCAGCAGAACGTCGGGTCCATCGACGAGCTGACCACCGAGCAGTTCGACGAGACGTACAAGACCAACGTCTACGCGCTGTTCTGGCTCTGCAAGGCGGCGCTGGAGCACATGCAGCCGGGCAGCACCATCATCAACACCACGTCGATCCAGGCGTACTCGCCGGCCCCGATCCTGCTGGACTACGCCTCCTCCAAGTACGCCATCAACGGCTTCACCAAGTCGCTCGCCGCGCAGGTGGCCGGCCGGGGCATCCGCGTGAACGCGGTGGCGCCGGGACCGGTGTGGACCCCGCTGCAGGTCGCCGGGGGACAGCCGGAGGAGGCGCTGAAGGACTTCGGCGCCGAGACCCCGCTCGGCCGGCCCGGCCAGCCCGCGGAGATGGCCCCGGCCTACGTGTTCCTGGCCAGCCAGGAGTCCAGCTACGTCACCGGGGAGACCCTGGCTGCGACCGGCGGGATGCCGACCCCGTAGACCGGCCGGGCGGACGGCCGGGGACCCTCGTCGCCCGGCCTACCGCTGCGCCGACGGCAGCGCGTTCCCCGTGCCGGCGTCGAACAGGTGCGCCCGGTCGAGGTCGACGGTCACCTGCAGCCGCTGCCCGAGAGCACCCGCCACCGACGGGCGCGCCTTGACCTTGAGCATCTCCGTGCCGACCCGGACGTCGACCACCGTCCGGTCGCCGAGCGGCTCGAGGCCGTAGAGCTCCCCGGGCAGGACGGCGGGGCCCCGCTGCTCCAGCGACAGGTCCTCGGCGCGCAGGCCGAGGAGCAGCGGGCGGCCGTCCTCGGCGGTGGCCCAGCGCGGCCGCGGAAGGGTCCAGCCCTGGTCGCCGACCAGTTCCTCGCCGCGGGCGTGGCAGGCGAGCAGGCTGATCCGGGGGCTGCCGACGAAGCCGGCGACCCAGCGGTTCGCCGGTCGCTCGTACACCTCGGCGGGGGTGCCGACCTGCTGCACCCTGCCCTCCCGCAGCACCGCGACCTGGTCGGCCATGGACAGCGCCTCGACCTGGTCGTTGGTGACGTAGACGAACGTCCCGCCCAGGCTGCGGTGGATGCGGGTGAGCTCGGTCCGCATCTCCACGCGCAGCTTGAGGTCGAGGTTGGTGAGCGGCTCGTCCATGAGGAACGCCCGCGGCCGGCGGACGAGGGCCCGGGCCAGGGCGACCCGCTGCATCTCCCCGCCGGACATCTGCGCGGGCTTGCGCTGCAGCAGCCGCTCGATGTGGAGCAGCCCGGCCACCTGCTGCACGGCCGCCTCGATGTCGGAGGAGGAGGACCTGCGCGCCCGCAGCGGGGAGGCGATGTTCTCGTAGGCGGTCTTGCGGGGGTAGAGCGCGTAGCTCTGGAACACCATCGCGAGGTCCCGGTCGGCCGGGGTGTCGGCGGTGGCGTCCCGGCCGTCCAGGTGGACCGAGCCCGCGTCGAGCCGCTCCAGGCCGGCGAGCGCCCGCAGCGTCGTCGTCTTGCCCGCACCCGACGGGCCGAGCACGACGAAGAAGGCGCCGTCCGGCACGTCCAGGTCGACCCCGTCCAGGGCCTGCACCTCGCCGAACGCCTTGCGCAGGCCGCGTGCCTCCACGGTCCCCATCAGGCCACCAGCTCCTCGGTCGTCGGGTCGTACACGGGGGGCGGGCCGCCGGTGTGGCGCAGCCCGACGGGTGCGTCCGGGCCGAAGCGGGACGTCGGGGGCATCCGCACCCGGACGTCGCGCCCGCCGCTGCTGAGGACGTAGATGATCTCGTCGCCGAGCGTCTCGGCCGAGACCACCCGGGCCGGCACCGAGCGCTCCTCGCCGGGGGCGGTGACCTCCAGCGCCTCCGGCCGCACCCCGGCGACCAGCGGCCGGCCGCGGGGCACGCCGGCCGGCGGCACGAGCGACAGGCCGCCCGTGCCCCGGAGCGCGCCCTCGGCCACCTCGACCGGGAGCAGGTTCATCGGCGGCGAGCCGATGAACGCCGCGCAGAACAGGCTGGCGGGACGGTCGTAGACCTCCAGCGGAGTGCCCACCTGCTCGACCCGGCCCTTGTTGAGGATCGCGATGCGGTGCCCGAGCGACATCGCCTCGACCTGGTCGTGGGTGACGTAGACCATGGTCGTCCCGAGCTCGGCCTGCAGGTGCTTGATCTCGGTGCGCATGTCCGCGCGCAGCTCGGCGTCCAGGTTGGTGAGCGGCTCGTCCATGAGGAACGCCCGCGGCCGCCGGACCAGCGCCCGGGCCAGGGCGACACGCTGCTGCTCGCCGCCGGACAGCCGGCTCGGCCGCCGGTCGAGCAGCGGCCCGAGCTGCATCATCCGGGCCGCCTCGTCGACGCGGGCCCGGACCTCCTTCTCGGGCAGGCCCTCGGCCCGCAGCGGGAAGGCGAGGTTGTCGCGGGTCCTGAGGTGCGGGTACAGCGCGTAGAACTGGAACACCATGGCGATGTCCCGCTCGGCGGGCGGCAGGTCGTTCACCAGGGTGCTGCCGATGCGGATGTCCCCGGAGGTCTGCCGCTCCAGCCCGGCCATGGCGCGCAGCGTCGTCGTCTTGCCGCAGCCGGACGGCCCGAGCATGACGAACAGCTCGCCGTCGCCGACCGACAGGTCGACGCGGTCCACCGCGACGGTGCCGTCGGGGTAGCGCTTGTGCAGCGCGGTGACCTCGATGCCGGCCATCAGCGACGCACCGCCCCGAGGGTGACGCCCGCGACCAGGTGCTTGCGGACGAGCCACGCGAACAGCAGGACCGGGGCGGCGAAGACCACCGCGGAGGCCGCGACCAGCCCCCAGTCCACGGTCGTCCCGCCGATGAGGCCGGCGATGGCGGGGGGTGCGGTCCGGACCTCCTGGCTGGAGGTGAGGAAGATCGCGAAGACGAACTCGTTCCACGAGAAGATCAGCGCGAAGACCGCGGTCGCCGCGATGCCGGGCACGAGCAGCGGCAGGGTGACCTTCCAGAACGCCTGGAGCCGGGTGTAGCCGTCGAGCATGGCGGCGTCCTCGTACTCGGCGGGGACCTCGTCGACGAAGCCCTTCATCATCCAGATGGTGAACGGGACGTTGAAGGCGGCGTAGATGAGGATCAGCCCCAGCTCGGTGTCGATGAGCCCCAGCTCGCGGTACATGAGGAAGATCGGGATGACGACGACGACCGGCGGCATGAACCGGGTCGACAGGATGAAGAACAGCTGGTCCTTCTTGGCACGCAGGCCGAAGCGGGAGTACGCCCAGGCGGCCGGCACCCCGAGCAGGGTGGCCAGCAGCGTGGACAGCCCGGCCACCACCACGGAGTTGACGAACGCGGTGGACAGGTCCGAGCGCCCCTCGCCGCCGCGGGCGACGAACACGTCCCGGTAGTGGTCGAGCGTGACGTCGAAGCCGATGAACTGCGCCGGCACGGCGTAGACGTCGCGGTTCTCCTTGATCGACGTCTCGAGCATCCACAGGACCGGGAACAGCATGACCACGGCCAGGACGACGAGCAGCGCCGTCTCCAGCAGGCGGCGTCCCCGGCCGGAGCGGCCGGTGCGGCCGGGCACGGGCGGGGCGGCCGCGGTGGCCGGCCGGTCGTCGGGACCGGGCACGGCCTGGTCGACGGTGAGCGCCATCAGCCCTCCTTCAGCTTCTCGAGGTAGCGCAGGTAGAGCTGCGCGAGGGCGATGACCACGAGGACCATGAGGATCCCGTAGGCCGAGGCGAGGCCGGTGTCGAAGCCGAGGAACGCCACCTTGTAGACGTGGAACGACAGCGTCTCGGTCGAGACCCCCGGGCCGCCGTTGGTGAGGATGTAGACCAGGTCGAAGAGCCGGAAGGCCTCGATGGCGCGGAACATGACGGCGATGAGCAGCAGCGGCCACACCAGCGGCAGGGTGATGCTGCGGAAGCGGAACCACTCCGAGGCCCGGTCGATGGAGGCCGCCTCGTACAGGTAGCGCGGCACGGCGGTGAGCCCGGCCAGGGCGATGAGCATGATGAACGGCGTCCACTGCCACGTGTCGACGACGATGAGCGACAGCAGCGCGGTGCGCTGGCGGGTGAGCCACTCCACCTGCCCCAGCCCGACCGAGCCGAGCAGGCTGTTCACCACGCCGAACTGCGTGTCGAGCATGAACCGCCAGAACAGCCCGACGACGACCGGCGACAGCATCATCGGCACGAGGAACAGCGTCGTCAGCAGGCCGCGGCCGCGGGTCCGCCGCGAGATGAGGTAGGCGATGGTGAAGCCCAGCACCGTCTGCAGCGCCACCGCCCCCACGACGTAGAGCAGCGTGGTGAGCGCGCGCTGGTGCACCTGCGAGGACGTGAGCACGTCGGCGTAGTTGGCGAACCCGACGAAGGACGCCGGGGTGTCCCGGGTGGCGGAGTAGTCGGTGAACGACAGCCACAGCGACCACAGCAGCGGGAACACCGACATCGTCAGCAGCAGCAGCAGCGCGGGGGAGATGAAGGCGACCGCCAGACCGCGGTCGCTGAGGCGCCGGCGGCGCCCCGGTGCGGGCGGCGCCGCAGCCGCCGCCCGCACCGGGGAGCTCGTGGTGGTGGTCACGGGGCTCAGTCCAGCCCGCCGCTGGAGTCGAGGACGGACTGCTGCTGCTCGGCGATGTCGTCGAGTGCCTGCGCCGGGTCCTTGGCGCCGTTGAGCGCCGCGTTGACATTGGTGTTCTCGATGTCGATGAGCTGCGCGTAGACCGGCACGTTCCACATGTCGCGCATCCGGGACACGGAGTCGGCGTAGACCTGGTTGTAGGGGGCGCCGTCGAGGAACTCGGGGCTCTGCAGCGCGTCGGTGCGCGAGGGCACCCCGCCGGCCGCGGCCCACTTCTTCTGGATGTCCTCCTGCAGGAACCAGGCCATGAAGTTCAGGGCCTCCGCCTGGCGCTCCTCGGGGGCGTAGGCCGACACGTGCATGCCCATCCCGCCCAGCGGCACGAAGTCCGTCTCCTGGCTGGGCAGCGGCGCGAAGCCGAGCACCTCGGAGATCTCCTCGCGGGTGGTGCCGAGGGTCGACTGCTCGGGGTCGAGCAGGCCGCCGCTGGCGGCGATCCACTGGAAGGCGATGCAGGCCTGGCCCTGGGCGACGGCCGCGTTGACCTCGTCGATGAACCAGTTGCCGGAGCCGAGCGCGGTCAGCGGCTTCATCTCGTTGACCAGGACGTCCATGGCCTTCTGGCCGGCGTCGTCGTTGATGACGCCCTCGATCTGACCCTCGCCGGAGTCCCAGAGGTTCCCGCCGTAGACGCCGTTCACCGTGTTGTAGGTGACGGCCGCGGCGTCGGAGCCGTTGGACTGGTGGAAGGCGAGCCCGCTGACGCCGGGGTTGTCCGCCTGGCACTGCGCGGCGACGTCGATCATCTCGTCCCAGGTCTGCGGCGGCTCCTCGCCGATCAGGTCCTTGCGGTAGACCATCGTCCAGGTGTCGCCGAGCAGCGGCAGGCCGTAGAGGCTGGCGTCCTCGTCGCGCTGCCCGGTCTCGGCCTGCGGGTACTGCCCGTAGGCGGCGAGCAGGTACGGGTCGTAGGCGTCGACCTCGATGTTCTCCTCGACGAAGTCGGTGAGGTCGAGGATGTTGCCGTTGGTGACGGCCTCGCCGATGTGCTGGGAGTCCAGGATCGGGATGTCGAAGTCGGTCTGCCGGGCCGCGAACTGCGTGAACATCGCGTCGCGCCAGTTGGCGTTCGGGACCGTGTTGACCTCGATCGTGACGTTCGGGCGCTCCTTGGTGTACTCCGCGTTGGCGAAGTCCTCCAGCGCCTGGGCCGGCGGCCACTCGAACCAGATGAAGCTGAGCGTCAGCTCGTCGTCGGTGAGCTCCGGGATCTGGGCCGGTGCTGCGCCGCCCCCGGCCTCCTCGCCGCCGCCGCCCCCGCCGCACGCCACCGCCACCGTGGCCAGGAGCGTCGCCCCCGCCGCCAGGCGTACCTGCCGGCCGGCCGAGGACCTCCGTCGGGCTCGCTGTGCGTCATGCATGGTGTCTCCTGCTTCCTGGGTCGGGGGGCTGGACGTGTCGGGCGTGGGGAGCAGGGGGGCGGCGGGACCGCCGCGGGAAGGGGGCACGGGGCTCACCAGCTCGTGGCCACGTACTGGGCCTCGACGAACTCCAGGAGTCCTTCCGAGCTGCCCTCGCGGCCGAGACCGCTCTGCTTGGTGCCGCCGAACGGTGCGGCGGGGTCGGACACCAGGCCGCGGTTGAGGCCGACCATCCCGCTCTCCAGCCGCTCGGCCAGGGCCAGGCCGCGGCCCAGGTCGCGGGTGTAGAGGTAGCTGACCAGGCCGTAGACCGTGTCGTTGACCTGCGTGAGGACCTCGTCCTCGTCGGAGAAGCGGACGACGGGGGCCACGGGCCCGAACACCTCCTCGTGGAGGACGGCGGCGTCCGCGGGCACGTCGACGAGGACGGTCGGCGGGTAGAAGCAGCCGGGCCCGTCGGGCCGCTGCCCGCCGAGCACGGCCCGGGCGCCGCGGTCGAGGGCGTCGCGGACCAGGCGGTCGACCTTGTCCACGGCGGCACCGTCGATGAGGGGGCCGCACCCGGTGCTCTCGTCGGTGCCGCGCCCGACCCGGACGGCACCCATCCGCGCCACCAGCCCCTCGACGAACGCGTCGTGCACGTCGTCGTGGACGAAGAAGCGGTTGGCCGCGGTGCACGCCTGGCCGCCGTTGCGCATCTTGGCGACCATCGCCCCGTCGAGGGCGGCGTCGACGTCGGCGTCGGCGAGCACGAGGAACGGCGCGTTGCCGCCGAGCTCCATCGCGCACTTGAGCACGCTGCCCGCCGCCGTCCGGAGCAGCACCCGCCCGACCTCGGTGGAGCCGGTGAACGACAGCATCCGGGTGCGGGGGTGCGTGAGCATGGCCTCGACGACGGGGCCGGGGTCGGAGGTGGTGACCACCCCGAGCACCCCCGCCGGCAGGCCCGCCTGCTGCATCAGTGCCGCGACCGCGAGGGCGGTGAGCGGGGTCTCCGCGGCCGG harbors:
- a CDS encoding extracellular solute-binding protein encodes the protein MHDAQRARRRSSAGRQVRLAAGATLLATVAVACGGGGGGEEAGGGAAPAQIPELTDDELTLSFIWFEWPPAQALEDFANAEYTKERPNVTIEVNTVPNANWRDAMFTQFAARQTDFDIPILDSQHIGEAVTNGNILDLTDFVEENIEVDAYDPYLLAAYGQYPQAETGQRDEDASLYGLPLLGDTWTMVYRKDLIGEEPPQTWDEMIDVAAQCQADNPGVSGLAFHQSNGSDAAAVTYNTVNGVYGGNLWDSGEGQIEGVINDDAGQKAMDVLVNEMKPLTALGSGNWFIDEVNAAVAQGQACIAFQWIAASGGLLDPEQSTLGTTREEISEVLGFAPLPSQETDFVPLGGMGMHVSAYAPEERQAEALNFMAWFLQEDIQKKWAAAGGVPSRTDALQSPEFLDGAPYNQVYADSVSRMRDMWNVPVYAQLIDIENTNVNAALNGAKDPAQALDDIAEQQQSVLDSSGGLD
- a CDS encoding NAD-dependent succinate-semialdehyde dehydrogenase, with protein sequence VAAVEAAAAAAAGWAATPPRERSDLLLRVFDLMLDRSEELALLISLENGKSLADARGEVRYAAEFFRWYAEEGVRLRGQVGLAPGGANRLLVGYQPVGVSILVTPWNFPAAMATRKIAPALAAGCTAVLKPAAETPLTALAVAALMQQAGLPAGVLGVVTTSDPGPVVEAMLTHPRTRMLSFTGSTEVGRVLLRTAAGSVLKCAMELGGNAPFLVLADADVDAALDGAMVAKMRNGGQACTAANRFFVHDDVHDAFVEGLVARMGAVRVGRGTDESTGCGPLIDGAAVDKVDRLVRDALDRGARAVLGGQRPDGPGCFYPPTVLVDVPADAAVLHEEVFGPVAPVVRFSDEDEVLTQVNDTVYGLVSYLYTRDLGRGLALAERLESGMVGLNRGLVSDPAAPFGGTKQSGLGREGSSEGLLEFVEAQYVATSW